CGCCAAGAACCTGCGGCAGGTCGTTCGACTTTGCGTACACACGCAGACCCGGCTTGGACACGCGGCGCAGCCCTGCAATGGAGGACTCGCGGGTGGGGCCGTACTTGAGGTCCAGGGTCAGCGTCTTGCCAACCTTGACTTCCTCAACCTTGTAGTCAGCGATGTAGCCCTCCTGCTTGAGGATCTCCGCAATGTTGACCTTCAATTTGGAGGAGGGCATAGACACGGTCTCGTGCTGCGCATTATTTGCGTTACGCACGCGAGACAGCATGTCTGCGATTGGATCAGTCATCGTCATGTGAAGTGACCGTTTTACCTTTCTCGTTGCGGTTCCCTTTAAAAACCCACCTGACCCCCACAAACTGCTTCGTGGAATGGTCGCGTTATCCGTGTGGTCTGTTGGGGGCTACTCAACGCTCCCCGCGCTCAGTAACGCGGGGCGCTCGCCGCCTCCCTTACACCCGGTCCGCATGTCGGCGGGGGGCCTGCAACAAAGTTGGATGTGCAGTTAAATGAACTTGTTGAATCTCCGTGGACGCCATGTGTCGGGCCCAGAAGTCCAAACGAGAACCCTACCGGCCGCAGCAGCTAAGAAGCAAATTGCTACCAGGGGCGTTCGCCTCCCAGTGCGCGGCAGCGCACGTGGATACGGAACACGGCGCGGTGTCGACCCAGTTGCGCTCCCTTCCACCTTCGCGCTGCGGCTGCAGACGAGTTCGCCGGGGGTTTCTGGCATGGAGCGCGTGTTGGAGGGTGCCGCGGCACGGGTAGGCTCGTAACTCTCACAGCCCAAAGTCGACGCAAGGAAGGTGGCAAGTGGGACGGATCAACCGCAGCTTTGCCGTGACGACGCTGTCGCTTGGCGACGCCTCCGCGGCGGCACAGGTCTTCTCCGACACGCGTGCCGGAACCGCGGCCGCGGAGGAGCCGCTGCAACTGCGCTCTCGCGGCGTCACGCTGTTAACCACGACCCGCACCCCGGGAAACGACGTCGAGCTTGTCCACGGGTGGTTGTTTACCAAGGGGCTGATCCGCGACGCCTCCGATGTTGCAACGGCGCGGTACTGCGCGGGCGCCGTGGATACCGGCGGGCGCAACACCTACAACCTGATGGACGTCGACATCGCTGCCCCGCTTACCCCTGTCTCTCCGCTAGCGGATTCCTGTGGCGTGTCGCGGGAGCAGACCATCTCCGAGATCGTGCACAGCGCCCCCGGCCCGGTCACCCCGGTCGATGTCGCGGCTGAGACGTGGTTTCGCTTCGCCGATCTTGTCGTCGAACGCAACGCCAAGGCGCCGACTCGCGTCGCTGTTCTCGCTACCGCAGAGGCTGACCACGTGCTGCGGCGAGAGGACCTGAACACCTCCCACGCCGTCGATAAGCTCGTTGGCTCTCTGGACCTTGACTCCGCGGTTCCTGCGGCCGAGCGCGTTCTGGTGCTCGACACGCAGGTGACGTTTGAGATTGCGCGCAAGGCGTTGATGGCGGGGATTGCCGCCATCGTGACCACCGCGGACGCGTCGTCGCTCGCGGTGGAACTGGCCCGCCACGCAGGCATGACGCTGGTGGCGCACGCGAGCGGGCGCCGCGTCAGTGTCTACGCGGGCCTACAAACGCCCTGAGCCCTGCATTCCCGAACTCAAGCCCGTCTCAACCCCTCCCGGGACGAACCCGCTCGATAGCGGCAGCGAGCTCACCGCAGAGCTGAGATCGGCGGCGGAGGAACCGAGGTTGCCGTCGAAGTTCGTGCACACCGTCGGCTGCGCCGGCATGCGGCCATGGAAGGCGTCGATGACGAACGGGATACCGAACGCGCCACCTGAAACCGCCTGGGCCACGTGGTTGTAGGTGGCAATCGCAGGGAGGATGTCGTCGCGGTAAACCACGGGAACCCCCTTCGCGCACCAGGCGCGGGCAAGTACCTTGGCCTGGTCGTAGGCGACGTTCTGGTCGTAGCGGCCGGAGACGATCATCACCGGCACCTGGGGTGCGCCGTTGCCGATGAACTGGTCGTCGATTGCCCTCTGCGCGGCAGGGTACTCCTGGGCGAGCTCGCCGAGCGTCCGGTTGCCGGTAATCCACTCGCGGGTGTACACCCCGTCGTATTCCCTCATGATGTCATCGGTGCACATGTTGGTCACCTTCTCCAGCGCATCGCGCCCCGCCGGGGACACGTTCGCGTCGAAGATCTCCGCGAGCTCTGGGTAACGGGCCATTAGCCCGTTGACGGCGAAGCCGATCACGCCGGAGAGGTCGGAGCCGTCGATGTTGTCC
Above is a window of Corynebacterium sanguinis DNA encoding:
- the rpsH gene encoding 30S ribosomal protein S8, with translation MTMTDPIADMLSRVRNANNAQHETVSMPSSKLKVNIAEILKQEGYIADYKVEEVKVGKTLTLDLKYGPTRESSIAGLRRVSKPGLRVYAKSNDLPQVLGGLGVAIISTSQGLLTDRQAQEKGVGGEVLAYVW
- a CDS encoding formate dehydrogenase accessory sulfurtransferase FdhD, translated to MGRINRSFAVTTLSLGDASAAAQVFSDTRAGTAAAEEPLQLRSRGVTLLTTTRTPGNDVELVHGWLFTKGLIRDASDVATARYCAGAVDTGGRNTYNLMDVDIAAPLTPVSPLADSCGVSREQTISEIVHSAPGPVTPVDVAAETWFRFADLVVERNAKAPTRVAVLATAEADHVLRREDLNTSHAVDKLVGSLDLDSAVPAAERVLVLDTQVTFEIARKALMAGIAAIVTTADASSLAVELARHAGMTLVAHASGRRVSVYAGLQTP